In Erigeron canadensis isolate Cc75 chromosome 1, C_canadensis_v1, whole genome shotgun sequence, a single window of DNA contains:
- the LOC122605673 gene encoding elongator complex protein 2, translating into MVNIEVERVFIGGGCNRIVNNVSWGACGLVSFGSQNAVSIFNPQTAKILTTLPGHKASVNCTHWLPNSKFAYKASDWEKHYLLSGDAQGVIVLWEFTLAENKWRYVSQLEVSHKKGVTCITAVVLSRNEAIFASTSSDCVVNLWKLALSDGAGDCTIINLHSLSTGLKPMVTLSLAELPGSTTHLILAMGGLDNKIHLYCGERTGQFVRACELKGHTDWIRSLDFSLPLSLTGEPHNLLLVSSSQDKGIRIWKMVLCDSAGNFDKTKAVNSLAYYIKGPVFVAGSFSYQVSLESLVIGHEDWVYSVEWQPPSLKENKTCYQPQSILSASMDKTMMIWQPERTTGIWVNVVTVGELSHSALGFYGGHWSPDGDSILAHGYGGSFHLWKNFGSEIGNWKPQKVPSGHFAAVTDIAWGRCGEYLMSVSDDQTTRIFALWLNEAKLRGDDTWHEIARPQVHGHDINCLAIIQGKGNHRFVSGADEKVARVFEAPLSFLKTLNHATSNLHDDLQVDVQVLGANMSALGLSQKPIYVQASSETSERSGNEGFDTLETIPDAVPSVLTEPPIEEQLAWHTLWPESHKLYGHGNELFSLCCDHQGKLVASSCKAQSMSVAEIWLWEVGTWKAVGRLQSHSLTVTRMEFSHDDKYLLAVSRDRHLSLFFIDQTDQTSYQLLTRQEAHKRIVWACSWNPFGHQFATGSRDKIVKIWEVQKESCVQLMTLPAFKSSVTALSWTGLHEHNNNGVLAVGMENGLIELWSLSFANSEQDSSISPPKASLIIQFDPFMCHVSSVNRLAWRISTKDDGSESMQLASCGADHCVRIFKVSFV; encoded by the exons ATGGTTAATATAGAAGTAGAGCGCGTGTTTATCGGAGGCGGTTGCAACAGAatagtgaacaatgtttcttGGGGCGCCTGCGGTCTTGTTTCTTTTGGCTCCCAAAACGCCGTTTCCATTTTTAACcctcag ACTGCAAAGATATTGACTACACTGCCAGGTCATAAGGCTTCAGTTAACTGTACACATTGGCTTCCAAACAGCAAGTTTGCATATAAAG CAAGTGATTGGGAAAAGCATTATTTATTATCTGGTGATGCTCAAGGAGTTATTGTTTTATGGGAGTTTACTCTAGCTGAAAATAAG TGGAGATATGTATCACAACTGGAGGTATCACACAAGAAAGGTGTTACGTGCATTACTGCAGTTGTGTTATCTCGAAATGAAGCAATATTTGCATCTACGTCTTCGGACTGTGTTGTTAATCTGTGGAAACTAGCCCTATCTGATGGTGCAG GCGATTGTACTATTATAAATTTGCATTCCCTTTCTACTGGTTTGAAACCAATGGTTACACTTTCTCTAGCGGAATTGCCAGGAAGTACCACACACCTTATTTTGGCTATGGGGGGACTCGATAACAAGATTCATTTGTATTGCGGTGAGAGGACAGGACAG TTTGTTCGTGCTTGTGAGCTAAAAGGGCATACAGATTGGATTAGAAGTTTGGATTTTTCATTACCCTTATCACTAACTGGAGAGCCACATAATCTTCTTCTTGTTAGTTCTTCTCAAGATAAAGGCATACGTATATGGAAAATGGTACTGTGTGATTCTGCTGGTAATTTTGATAAAACAAAAGCAGTAAACAGCCTGGCCTATTACATAAAAGGTCCTGTTTTTGTAGCGGGCTCTTTCTCTTATCAAGTATCATTAGAATCGCTTGTCATAGGTCATGAGGATTGGGTATATTCAGTCGAGTGGCAGCCACCttcattaaaagaaaataaaacatgCTATCAACCCCAAAGCATCTTATCTGCATCTATGGACAAGACTATGATGATATGGCAACCCGAGAGAACAACAGGTATCTGGGTCAATGTAGTGACTGTTGGGGAGTTGAGTCATTCTGCTTTAGGGTTCTATGGTGGGCATTGGAGCCCGGATGGTGATTCTATATTAGCCCATGGTTACGGTGGATCATTCCATCTTTGGAAGAATTTTGGTTCTGAGATTGGTAATTGGAAACCCCAAAAAGTTCCATCTGGGCATTTTGCAGCAGTGACAGATATAGCATGGGGTCGGTGTGGTGAATATCTGATGTCAGTCAGCGATGATCAG ACGACTAGAATATTTGCTTTGTGGCTAAACGAGGCTAAGTTAAGAGGAGATGACACTTGGCATGAAATTGCTCGCCCTCAAGTTCATGGTCACGATATTAATTGCTTAGCAATTATTCAAGGAAAAGGGAACCACAGATTTGTAAGCGGAGCTGATGAGAAAGTTGCTAGAGTTTTTGAAGCCCCTTTATCATTCTTGAAAACGCTAAATCACGCAACTTCTAATCTACATGATGACCTGCAAGTTGATGTCCAGGTATTGGGTGCCAATATGTCAGCTCTCGGTCTGTCTCAGAAGCCTATTTATGTTCAAG CTTCAAGCGAAACATCAGAGAGAAGTGGTAACGAAGGTTTTGATACACTCGAGACTATCCCAGATGCAGTTCCTTCAGTTTTGACTGAACCTCCTATTGAGGAACAGTTAGCATGGCATACATTATGGCCTGAGTCCCACAAACTATATGGTCATGGAAATGAACTCTTTTCACTATGTTGTGATCACCAAGGGAAACTTGTTGCCTCATCTTGTAAG GCCCAATCAATGTCAGTGGCGGAAATATGGCTTTGGGAggttggtacatggaaggcagTTGGCCGATTGCAATCTCATAGCTTAACAGTTACCCGAATGGAATTCTCTCACGATGACAAATATCTTTTGGCCGTCTCAAGGGATCGCCATTTGTCACTCTTTTTTATAGATCAAACAG ATCAAACCAGTTACCAGCTTTTAACAAGGCAAGAGGCACACAAACGAATAGTATGGGCATGCTCTTGGAACCCCTTTGGTCACCAGTTTGCCACTGGTTCAAGAGACAAGATCGTAAAGATCTGGGAGGTGCAGAAAGAATCTTGTGTGCAACTTATGACTCTGCCTGCTTTCAAAAGCAGCGTCACCGCCCTATCATGGACAGGCCTTCACGAACATAATAACAACGGGGTTCTTGCAGTTGGAATGGAAAATGGGCTTATAGAGCTATGGAGTCTCTCTTTTGCAAATAGTGAACAGGATTCTAGTATTTCACCACCAAAAGCCTCTCTAATCATCCAATTCGATCCGTTTATGTGCCATGTTTCATCAGTGAACCGTTTAGCATGGAGAATCTCCACAAAGGATGATGGTTCCGAAAGTATGCAGCTTGCTTCATGTGGAGCTGATCATTGTGTTAGAATATTCAAAGTAAGTTTTGTCTAA